One window from the genome of Hippocampus zosterae strain Florida chromosome 7, ASM2543408v3, whole genome shotgun sequence encodes:
- the mapk15 gene encoding mitogen-activated protein kinase 15 — protein MSKIAKSGSMPEVEEHISTKYEIRKRLGKGAYGIVWKAVDRQTGEIVAVKKIFDAFRNKTDAQRTFREVMFLQEFGDHPNVVKLQNVIQAQNDKDIYLIFEYMDSDLHAVIKKGTLLKDIHKRYVMYQLLKAVKYLHSGNVIHRDQKPSNVLVDSDCVVKLCDFGLARSLSQDQEDSGNPALTEYVATRWYRAPEILLGSTRYTKGVDMWSLGCILGEMLLGRALFPGTSTINQIEKIMSAIPHPCPEDVLAVKSEIGSSVIQRILQRPQVLLEDLLQSLAPPDALDLLKGLLVFNPDKRLTAENALQHPYVARFHNPGKEPSLHYDVVLPLDDDVQLSVEQYRNKLYEMIRDRKSHQGLLRLIHPKEAVTGTDKLGQKNRGDDNQDATIKSESPPKAENASPPPPVDKIVPSENRLAGRCTYNPITHAPNGFIHPTTAGMRAARQRSGSATSSPTEGVTASTSMDQIIQRGRSAPAHINHTFSLTLAHTQNNPLVRKTDSPPGLSITNTNPNHRSSSRARDERPAPRFSKKVFQNNCNVSAAGDPRAKLGSYCQAYGTISKTELDNLLQARAYNQ, from the exons ATGAGCAAAATTGCAAAATCCGGCAGCATGCCTGAAGTTGAAGAACACATATCCACGAAATACGAGATAAGGAAAAGACTTGGCAAAGGG GCATATGGCATCGTTTGGAAGGCGGTGGACAGGCAAACGGGCGAAATCGTGGCGGTGAAGAAGATTTTCGACGCCTTCAGGAACAAGACGGACGCTCAG CGGACCTTTCGAGAAGTCATGTTCCTGCAG gaatTTGGCGATCATCCCAATGTGGTCAAACTCCAAAATGTTATCCAGgcacaaaatgacaaagacaTTTATCTCATCTTTGAGTACATGG ACAGCGACCTGCATGCGGTGATAAAGAAAGGGACACTATTGAAGGACATTCACAAGCGTTATGTCATGTACCAGCTGCTAAAGGCGGTCAAATATCTGCATTCGGGTAACGTCATCCACCGGGACCAAAAG cCTTCCAACGTGCTGGTGGACTCGGACTGTGTGGTCAAGCTGTGCGACTTTGGCCTGGCCCGATCCCTCAGTCAGGACCAAGAGGACAGCGGCAACCCGGCGCTGACGGAGTACGTGGCGACCAGGTGGTACCGGGCTCCCGAGATTTTGCTGGGGTCTACCAG GTACACAAAGGGCGTGGACATGTGGAGCCTGGGCTGTATCCTGGGAGAGATGTTGCTGGGAAGGGCCTTGTTCCCCGGGACGTCCACCATCAATCAGATCGAGAAGATCATGAGTGCCATACCGCACCCGTGTCCAGAAG ATGTTCTCGCCGTCAAGTCTGAAATTGGGTCGTCGGTCATTCAGAGAATATTGCAAAG GCCGCAGGTTCTTTTGGAGGACCTCCTCCAGTCGTTGGCGCCCCCCGACGCCCTGGACCTCCTGAAGGGTTTGCTGGTCTTCAACCCCGACAAGAGGCTGACTGCGGAAAACGCCCTCCAGCATCCTTATGTAGCCAG GTTCCACAATCCGGGCAAGGAACCGTCTCTCCACTACGACGTAGTTCTGCCGCTAGATGACGACGTGCAGTTATCGGTGGAGCAGTACCGCAACAAACTTTACGAG ATGATTCGAGACCGGAAAAGCCATCAGGGCTTGCTCCGACTCATCCACCCCAAAGAAGCCGTGACCGGCACGGATAAACTTGGCCAGAAAAACAGAGGGGACGACAACCAGGATGCAACGATCAAAAGTGAAAGTCCCCCCAAGGCAGAAAACGCATCACCGCCTCCTCCTGTGGACAAGATAGTCCCTTCAGAGAATCGCCTCGCGGGCAGATGCACTTATAACCCCATCACACACGCGCCAA ATGGGTTTATTCACCCAACCACAGCCGGCATGAGAGCAGCAAGACAGAGAAGCGGCAGTGCCACCTCATCACCAACAGAGGGCGTCACAGCCAGCACT TCCATGGACCAGATTATCCAGCGCGGTCGCTCAGCCCCGGCGCACATCAACCACACCTTCTCACTGACGCTCGCTCATACTCAGAACAACCCGCTGGTACGCAAGACCGACTCGCCTCCGGGACTGAGCATCACTAACACTAACCCG AACCACCGCTCGAGCTCTCGGGCCCGTGATGAACGACCGGCACCACGCTTCAGCAAAAAGGTCTTCCAGAACAACTGCAATGTGTCGGCGGCGGGCGATCCCCGCGCCAAGCTGGGCAGCTACTGCCAGGCGTACGGAACTATCAGCAAAACGGAGCTGGACAACCTGCTTCAGGCGCGAGCATACAACCAGTAG